One window of the Micropterus dolomieu isolate WLL.071019.BEF.003 ecotype Adirondacks linkage group LG08, ASM2129224v1, whole genome shotgun sequence genome contains the following:
- the LOC123975747 gene encoding potassium voltage-gated channel subfamily A member 3: MPLQPRMDDHLSLLQSPPPSASKTRGDNLVNHGYTETEADVMTVVACDNMLEESAALPGHHSLDRYEPDHECCERVVINISGLRFETQLKTLSQFPETLLGDPKKRMRYFDPLRNEYFFDRNRPSFDAILYYYQSGGRIRRPVNVPIDIFSEEIRFYELGEEAMEKFREDEGFIKEEERPLPENEFQRQVWLLFEYPESSGPARGIAIVSVLVILISIVIFCLETLPEFREENRDPIIIEPVINGTLPYFISPFSDPFFVVETLCIIWFSFELLVRFFACPSKATFSKNIMNIIDIVAIIPYFITLGTELAERQGNGQQAMSLAILRVIRLVRVFRIFKLSRHSKGLQILGQTLKASMRELGLLIFFLFIGVILFSSAVYFAEADDPDSGFSSIPDAFWWAVVTMTTVGYGDMHPVTIGGKIVGSLCAIAGVLTIALPVPVIVSNFNYFYHRETEGEEQAQYLHVGSCQPLADTEELRKTRSSSSLSKSEYMVIEEHGINSAFKQQPNFPTTTQNNSQNCVNINKKIFTDV, translated from the coding sequence ATGCCTCTTCAACCGCGCATGGACGACCACCTCAGCCTCCTGCAATCACCCCCGCCGAGCGCATCCAAAACCCGGGGCGACAATCTGGTGAACCACGGATACACCGAGACAGAGGCAGACGTGATGACGGTTGTGGCGTGTGACAACATGCTAGAGGAGTCGGCGGCTCTCCCGGGCCACCACTCTTTGGACCGATATGAACCGGATCACGAATGCTGCGAGAGGGTCGTCATCAACATCTCAGGGTTACGGTTCGAGACGCAGCTCAAGACTCTCTCCCAGTTTCCAGAGACGCTGCTAGGGGACCCCAAGAAGAGGATGAGGTACTTTGATCCTCTCAGGAACGAGTACTTTTTCGATCGGAACCGACCCAGCTTTGATGCCATTCTGTACTACTACCAGTCTGGCGGGCGCATCAGAAGACCCGTTAACGTGCCCATTGACATTTTTTCTGAGGAAATCCGGTTCTATGAGCTGGGCGAGGAGGCTATGGAGAAGTTCAGGGAGGATGAGGGCTTCATAAAAGAGGAGGAGCGGCCCTTGCCCGAGAATGAATTTCAAAGACAGGTGTGGCTCCTTTTTGAATACCCAGAGAGTTCGGGTCCCGCACGGGGCATTGCGATTGTATCTGTCCTAGTCATCCTCATCTCCATTGTTATCTTCTGCTTAGAGACATTACCGGAGTTcagggaggagaacagggatCCGATCATCATTGAGCCTGTGATAAATGGCACACTCCCATATTTCATCAGCCCCTTCTCAGACCCGTTCTTTGTGGTGGAGACGTTGTGTATCATCTGGTTCTCCTTCGAGCTGCTGGTGCGCTTCTTTGCATGCCCGAGTAAAGCCACGTTCTCCAAAAACATTATGAACATTATTGACATCGTGGCCATCATTCCATACTTCATCACCCTGGGCACAGAGCTGGCAGAGAGACAAGGAAACGGACAGCAGGCCATGTCATTAGCCATTCTGCGCGTAATTAGGCTTGTTCGGGTATTTCGCATCTTCAAACTCTCGCGTCACTCCAAGGGGCTTCAGATTTTAGGACAGACTCTGAAGGCCAGTATGCGTGAGCTGGGCCTGCTTATCTTCTTCTTGTTCATCGGTGTCATCCTCTTCTCCAGTGCTGTCTACTTTGCTGAGGCGGACGACCCAGACTCGGGTTTCAGCAGCATCCCGGACGCATTCTGGTGGGCTGTCGTCACCATGACCACCGTGGGCTATGGGGACATGCATCCAGTGACAATCGGAGGAAAGATTGTGGGGTCTCTGTGCGCCATCGCTGGCGTGCTGACCATTGCCCTGCCTGTACCTGTCATCGTCTCCAATTTCAACTACTTCTATCACAGAGAGACGGAGGGCGAGGAGCAGGCACAGTACCTGCACGTGGGCAGCTGTCAGCCTCTGGCTGACACGGAGGAGCTAAGGAAGACTCGCTCCTCTTCCTCACTCAGCAAGAGCGAGTATATGGTGATAGAGGAGCACGGGATCAACAGCGCGTTCAAACAGCAGCCCAACTTCCCCACCACAACGCAAAACAACTCGCAGAATTGTGTGAATATAAACAAAAAGATTTTCACCGACGTGTAG